A window of Mucilaginibacter sp. PAMC 26640 contains these coding sequences:
- a CDS encoding RNA-binding protein produces MQFLGSATPLKQIVFLFLIALAFFGCKRNNPTGETAKENTLFTLLPSEKTHIDFANTLTEGLNTNVLMYEYFYNGGGVAIGDVNGDGKQDIYFTGNMTDNKLYLNKGSMQFEDVTTSAGVTGRPGPWKTGVTMADVNGDGKIDIYVCYSGKIGPAKRKNQLFINLGNDAKGLPQFEDQAAKFGLDFPSFSTQAYFFDYDRDGDLDLLLVNHNPQRISSLDDISVSTLMKQPDEQAGIRMFKNDNNHFADVTAQSGIINTSLSYGLGAGIADVNNDGWPDIYVSNDYNVPDRLYINKGNGKFADELQTSIGHTSFYSMGNDIADINNDLNADIYTLDMLPEDNRRQKLLFGADNYDSFNLNLRVGFYYQYMRNMLHVNNGNGTFSEVGQLAGISNTDWSWAPLFADFDNDGWKDLFVSNGYTRDYTNMDFLKYMGDNLRDRSVMRQDLLNIVKEMPSSDVQSYFFHNSGNLTFSNTSIAWGITQPSNSNGAAYADLDNDGDLDLVVNNINKPAFIYENKANTLSKNRFLEVELKGKPGNTQGIGARIMLYAGKQTQRLEQMPTRGFQSNVSPVLHFGLGSEKSIDSLLIIWQTGNSQLLKNITAGKSLVLKETDALAKIVLPKSKQPVFKEVKPPVNFTQKATHQNDFKRQPLLTNPLSFAGPCMAKGDVNGDGLEDLYIGGANGKGAVLYLQQKNASFLQKNVAAFAADNAFTDAAAVFFDANGDGKTDLYVASGGYGNLNPNDPLLQDRLYLNDGVGNFTRAKNALPAMLSSKSCVKVADINGDGHPDLFVGGRVIPGRYPEAPESYLLINDGKGGFKNETSSYNPAIKNIGMVTDAALVDMNHDNKPDLVLVGEWMPITVFINKSGKLVDETANYFDKKYAGWWNCLKVADINSDGHPDLIAGNLGLNTQCRVSDAEPAELYYKDFDDNGSVDPILCFYIQHKSYPYITRDELLDQMSMMRGRFPDYKSYADITIDKLFTPEEIKDAPKLTTNYLATACFISDTKGKLQEVVLPVEAQFSPVFTINSLDFDHDGIPDLLLCGNITQERLRFGKYDANYGTLLKSNGKGHYTYIPQQQSGFKIAGDVRSVVDINGLLLFGINQQALKAYKSK; encoded by the coding sequence ATGCAATTTTTGGGAAGTGCTACACCGCTGAAGCAGATTGTTTTTCTTTTTTTGATTGCCCTGGCTTTCTTCGGCTGTAAACGCAATAACCCAACCGGTGAGACCGCAAAGGAAAATACCTTGTTTACTTTACTGCCTTCAGAAAAGACACATATTGATTTTGCGAATACTTTAACCGAGGGGCTCAATACCAACGTGCTGATGTACGAGTATTTTTATAACGGCGGGGGAGTTGCAATTGGCGATGTAAACGGCGACGGCAAACAGGATATTTATTTTACCGGTAACATGACCGATAATAAATTATACCTGAATAAGGGCAGTATGCAATTTGAAGATGTTACCACTTCAGCAGGAGTAACCGGCAGGCCGGGACCCTGGAAAACAGGGGTGACCATGGCTGATGTAAATGGCGACGGCAAAATAGACATCTACGTATGCTACTCCGGAAAAATTGGACCTGCTAAAAGAAAGAATCAGCTTTTTATCAATTTAGGCAACGATGCCAAAGGCCTGCCGCAATTTGAAGATCAGGCTGCTAAATTCGGCCTTGATTTTCCATCCTTTAGTACACAGGCCTATTTCTTTGATTATGACCGGGATGGTGATCTGGACCTTTTGCTGGTAAACCACAACCCACAGCGCATCAGTAGCCTGGATGATATTTCGGTAAGTACTTTAATGAAACAGCCGGATGAGCAGGCAGGTATCAGGATGTTTAAAAATGACAACAATCATTTTGCGGATGTTACTGCACAGTCGGGTATTATCAACACTTCGTTATCTTACGGACTGGGTGCCGGTATTGCCGATGTGAATAACGATGGCTGGCCGGATATCTACGTATCCAATGATTATAACGTGCCCGACAGGCTTTATATCAACAAAGGCAATGGCAAGTTTGCAGACGAGTTGCAAACCAGCATTGGCCATACCTCTTTTTACTCAATGGGGAATGACATTGCCGATATCAACAATGACCTTAACGCAGATATCTACACGCTGGATATGCTGCCCGAAGATAACCGCAGGCAAAAGCTTTTGTTCGGTGCCGATAATTACGATTCGTTTAACCTTAACCTGCGTGTAGGTTTTTATTACCAGTACATGCGCAATATGCTGCATGTGAATAACGGTAACGGAACTTTCAGCGAAGTTGGCCAGCTGGCAGGCATCTCCAATACCGACTGGAGCTGGGCGCCTTTATTTGCAGATTTTGATAACGACGGGTGGAAAGATTTGTTTGTGAGTAACGGCTACACCCGCGATTATACCAACATGGATTTTTTAAAATATATGGGGGATAATCTGCGCGACAGGAGCGTAATGCGGCAGGACCTTTTGAACATTGTAAAAGAAATGCCTTCATCTGATGTGCAGAGTTACTTTTTCCATAACAGTGGTAATTTAACCTTCAGTAATACCAGTATCGCGTGGGGCATTACCCAGCCATCAAACAGTAACGGTGCCGCCTACGCAGATCTGGATAATGACGGCGACCTTGATCTCGTGGTCAATAATATCAACAAACCAGCCTTTATTTACGAAAACAAAGCGAACACCTTAAGTAAGAATCGGTTTCTGGAGGTAGAGCTAAAGGGCAAGCCTGGAAATACCCAGGGCATTGGTGCCAGGATAATGCTTTATGCCGGCAAGCAAACCCAACGGCTGGAACAAATGCCGACAAGAGGTTTTCAGTCCAATGTGTCGCCCGTGCTTCACTTTGGTTTAGGAAGCGAAAAAAGTATCGACTCACTATTGATCATCTGGCAGACCGGAAATAGCCAGCTGCTGAAAAACATCACCGCCGGGAAAAGCCTGGTGCTAAAGGAAACAGATGCGTTAGCAAAAATAGTGCTTCCGAAAAGTAAGCAACCGGTATTTAAAGAAGTAAAGCCACCGGTAAATTTTACACAAAAAGCGACTCACCAAAACGATTTTAAACGGCAGCCATTATTGACCAATCCCTTATCTTTCGCCGGGCCATGCATGGCCAAAGGCGATGTAAACGGTGATGGATTGGAAGACCTGTATATTGGCGGAGCCAACGGTAAAGGGGCCGTGTTGTATCTGCAACAAAAAAACGCATCTTTCCTTCAAAAAAATGTAGCTGCTTTTGCTGCCGATAATGCTTTTACGGACGCAGCGGCTGTATTTTTTGATGCAAACGGAGACGGAAAAACAGACTTGTACGTAGCATCCGGGGGGTATGGCAATTTAAACCCTAATGACCCGCTGCTGCAGGACAGGCTGTACCTAAACGACGGTGTGGGTAATTTTACCAGGGCAAAAAACGCTTTACCAGCAATGCTGAGCAGTAAGAGTTGCGTAAAAGTGGCGGATATCAACGGCGACGGGCATCCCGACCTGTTTGTAGGCGGAAGAGTTATACCTGGCCGCTATCCGGAGGCGCCGGAGAGTTATCTCCTGATCAATGATGGCAAAGGCGGGTTTAAAAACGAAACGTCGAGTTACAATCCGGCAATCAAAAATATTGGCATGGTAACAGATGCTGCCCTGGTAGATATGAACCACGATAATAAGCCCGACCTCGTATTGGTTGGCGAATGGATGCCCATCACTGTATTTATTAATAAAAGTGGTAAGCTGGTGGATGAAACAGCCAATTACTTCGACAAAAAATATGCGGGCTGGTGGAACTGCTTAAAAGTAGCAGACATTAACAGCGACGGTCATCCGGACCTGATAGCCGGTAACCTTGGCCTCAATACGCAGTGCAGAGTATCGGATGCAGAACCGGCTGAACTTTACTATAAAGATTTTGATGATAACGGATCGGTTGATCCTATCCTGTGTTTTTATATCCAGCACAAAAGCTATCCCTACATTACCAGGGATGAGCTGCTTGATCAGATGAGTATGATGCGCGGCCGGTTCCCTGATTATAAAAGCTACGCGGATATCACCATTGATAAGCTTTTTACGCCTGAGGAAATTAAGGATGCACCTAAATTAACCACCAATTACCTGGCAACGGCTTGTTTTATAAGTGATACTAAAGGTAAATTGCAAGAGGTAGTGTTACCTGTAGAGGCCCAGTTTTCACCGGTGTTTACGATCAATTCCCTGGATTTTGACCACGATGGCATTCCTGACCTCCTGCTTTGCGGTAACATCACTCAGGAACGGTTGCGGTTTGGCAAGTACGATGCTAATTATGGCACTTTATTAAAAAGTAATGGCAAGGGACATTACACTTACATCCCTCAACAACAGTCTGGATTTAAGATCGCCGGAGATGTACGTAGTGTGGTTGACATAAACGGGCTTTTATTATTCGGGATCAATCAGCAAGCCCTAAAAGCCTATAAATCAAAATGA
- a CDS encoding beta-glucanase, with protein sequence MPDCFATLNPKNLQIFCLCILVFFASDLQSLGQSKTPVDVYKLVWADEFNTAGAPDSASWNFEKGFQRNHELQWYQEQNARCQNGYLTIKAQRVHLPNPAYSAGSSDWKTKDSLITYTSSSLNSSGLHSWQYGRFVMRAKIPTEKGLWPAFWTLGVSGQWPSNGEIDIMEFYKNKLLANIACGTGTAYKALWYSKTKDLATFKDKKWKDRFHIWRMDWDAEAISLFVDDELLNRVPLKDLVNRDGSNINPFKQPHYILLNLAVGGDNGGDPALTSFPKEYMIDYVRVYQKKENNQLGSTDSGKR encoded by the coding sequence ATGCCTGATTGTTTTGCTACTTTAAACCCTAAAAACCTACAGATTTTTTGCCTGTGCATCCTGGTGTTTTTTGCATCTGATCTACAATCGCTCGGTCAGTCGAAAACACCCGTGGATGTTTATAAATTAGTTTGGGCGGATGAATTTAATACAGCCGGAGCACCCGATTCTGCCAGTTGGAATTTTGAAAAGGGATTTCAACGTAATCATGAACTGCAATGGTACCAGGAACAAAATGCTCGCTGCCAAAACGGATATCTTACTATAAAGGCGCAAAGAGTACATTTACCAAACCCTGCCTACAGCGCAGGTAGTTCTGATTGGAAGACAAAAGATTCACTTATTACCTATACTTCATCGAGTCTCAATAGTTCCGGGCTTCATAGCTGGCAATACGGGCGCTTTGTGATGCGCGCCAAGATACCTACAGAAAAAGGGTTATGGCCAGCGTTTTGGACGCTTGGCGTAAGCGGGCAATGGCCCTCCAACGGGGAAATTGATATTATGGAATTTTATAAGAATAAGCTATTAGCCAATATTGCCTGCGGCACGGGCACCGCTTACAAAGCGTTGTGGTACAGTAAAACCAAGGACCTAGCCACCTTTAAAGATAAAAAATGGAAAGATAGGTTCCATATTTGGCGCATGGATTGGGACGCCGAAGCGATAAGCTTGTTTGTAGATGATGAACTGTTGAACCGTGTACCGCTCAAAGATCTTGTAAACCGGGATGGCAGCAACATCAATCCTTTTAAACAGCCGCATTATATTTTATTAAATCTGGCTGTAGGTGGCGACAACGGTGGAGACCCGGCTTTAACTTCATTCCCAAAAGAATACATGATCGATTATGTAAGGGTGTATCAGAAAAAGGAAAATAACCAACTTGGGTCAACGGATTCGGGTAAAAGATAA
- a CDS encoding acylneuraminate cytidylyltransferase: MNIASNIVIVVQARMSSTRLPGKVMMPVLGKTLLARMVERLQQSGYPATIVIAIPDAIEDNIIEQEVHRLGLQCFRGNMNNLLDRHYRAAKAFNADVVLKIPSDCPLIDPKAIDQSLGYFFANNYDFVSNLHPATWPDGNDVEIMTMPCLEKTWHEASSKLELEHTTPYIWENTQKFSIGNVAWATGFDYSMSHRFTIDYPEDYEFITRIYEELHPANPNFSCEDILLLLAAKPELFNINKKYAGVNWYRHHLNELKTVSAAQTKLA, translated from the coding sequence ATGAACATCGCATCGAACATCGTAATTGTTGTACAGGCGCGGATGTCGTCGACAAGATTGCCCGGCAAGGTGATGATGCCCGTATTAGGTAAAACCCTGTTAGCAAGAATGGTGGAACGCTTACAACAGTCGGGTTATCCAGCCACCATTGTCATAGCGATACCTGATGCGATTGAAGATAATATCATTGAACAGGAGGTGCATCGGTTGGGGCTCCAATGCTTCCGGGGCAATATGAATAACTTGCTGGACAGGCACTACCGGGCCGCCAAAGCCTTTAATGCTGATGTTGTATTAAAAATTCCGTCAGATTGCCCGTTAATTGATCCAAAGGCGATCGATCAGTCGCTCGGTTATTTTTTTGCTAATAATTACGACTTTGTAAGTAACCTGCACCCGGCAACCTGGCCCGATGGCAACGATGTTGAGATCATGACGATGCCTTGCCTTGAAAAAACATGGCATGAAGCATCTTCAAAATTGGAGTTGGAGCATACCACTCCATATATCTGGGAAAACACTCAAAAATTCAGCATAGGTAATGTAGCGTGGGCCACGGGTTTTGACTATTCCATGAGTCACCGTTTTACCATTGATTACCCGGAAGACTATGAGTTTATCACCCGTATATACGAAGAATTGCACCCTGCTAACCCTAATTTTTCTTGCGAAGACATATTACTGCTACTAGCTGCCAAGCCTGAGCTATTTAACATCAATAAAAAATATGCCGGTGTTAACTGGTACCGGCACCATCTAAATGAGCTTAAAACAGTATCGGCAGCACAAACCAAACTGGCCTAA
- a CDS encoding beta-glucanase gives MKIKQLPHWFILFCLTAISIPLISTAQRGQSVKAISFTPGDIWPDNNGVHINAHGGGLLFDKGRYYWFGEHKIAGDAGNRAMVGVHCYSSKDLYNWKDEGIALPVSADATSDIAKGCILERPKVVYNAKTRKYVMWFHLELLGQGYKAARTGLATSDKVTGPYTFVKSYRPNAGFMPFYPAGSTDADQVNCAVPKDKSEGFFCRDLPGGQMARDMNVFVDDDGKAYHIFSAEENFTLDIAELDANYTAHTGKFARVYAGHQTEAPAIFKRKGIYYLIGSGTTGWDPNPARWFTAKSIYGPWTYHGNPCKGAGSEITFGGQSTYVLPVAGIKDAFIFMADKWAPKDAIDGRYLWLPVTFKGDEIEINWAEKWDLSVFKQK, from the coding sequence ATGAAAATTAAACAGCTACCACATTGGTTTATTTTATTCTGTTTGACGGCTATTTCTATTCCGCTCATTTCAACTGCACAGCGGGGGCAATCTGTCAAAGCAATCTCTTTTACACCTGGCGATATCTGGCCGGATAATAATGGCGTGCACATCAATGCCCATGGCGGCGGCTTACTTTTTGATAAGGGCAGATATTATTGGTTTGGAGAACATAAAATAGCCGGGGATGCTGGGAACCGTGCTATGGTAGGTGTACATTGCTACTCGTCAAAAGATTTGTACAACTGGAAAGATGAAGGTATTGCCTTGCCGGTATCGGCCGATGCTACCAGCGATATCGCGAAAGGCTGCATCCTGGAACGCCCCAAGGTGGTTTACAATGCAAAAACCAGAAAGTACGTAATGTGGTTCCACCTGGAATTGTTAGGGCAGGGTTATAAAGCCGCCCGCACTGGCTTGGCCACAAGTGATAAGGTCACAGGCCCCTACACATTTGTCAAAAGCTATCGCCCCAACGCCGGGTTTATGCCTTTTTATCCGGCGGGTAGTACCGATGCCGATCAAGTGAATTGTGCTGTTCCTAAAGACAAAAGCGAAGGCTTTTTTTGCCGTGACCTGCCGGGCGGCCAAATGGCGCGTGATATGAATGTGTTTGTGGATGACGACGGTAAAGCCTATCATATTTTCTCTGCGGAAGAGAATTTCACGCTGGATATTGCCGAACTGGATGCTAATTATACCGCCCATACCGGCAAATTTGCAAGGGTTTATGCCGGGCATCAAACTGAAGCACCGGCAATATTTAAACGTAAAGGAATTTATTACCTGATTGGTTCGGGCACTACCGGTTGGGATCCGAACCCTGCGCGGTGGTTTACGGCTAAATCTATTTATGGCCCCTGGACCTATCACGGCAATCCCTGCAAAGGCGCCGGTTCAGAAATCACGTTTGGTGGCCAAAGCACCTATGTGTTGCCGGTGGCTGGTATAAAAGATGCGTTTATATTTATGGCTGATAAGTGGGCACCTAAGGATGCGATTGACGGGCGGTACTTATGGTTGCCTGTTACCTTCAAAGGTGACGAGATCGAAATAAATTGGGCAGAAAAATGGGATCTGAGTGTTTTTAAACAGAAATAG
- a CDS encoding SusC/RagA family TonB-linked outer membrane protein: MQKNFKSLLILVTGMLLLSNISYADNSGAAFLHELHTFPGVSTPLPPITVKGKVLDKVTGETVVGASILIKGTNQGAVTDVNGVFSVTVPDDAVLVISYIGYETITIPVAGQTAITVRMQPSGKNLNEVIVVGYGTQKKTSTTAAVSTIKTNEIAKKPVVNLTNSLVGRAAGLIVTQGSGEPGYDGSNIQIRGIGSTGGSSPLLIVDGVPRDFSRLDPSTVETISILKDAAAVAPYGVAGANGVILVTTKRGKIGKPTLTYNGYYGIQNPTKVPKFIGSYQYALLRNEANANDGQPAAYTADDIQKFKDRSDPDGHPDGHPLDEIIMPNRPITYHNVTLSGGTENVKYFAALGYNHQDGMWSTTYLNKYNGSLNITANATKSTVVSLSVNSYVEDQNFPSQSAGTIIGQAQRQAPTTPIYYSNGLWSGYIGQSLIGEIYHSGYQINENTAVLSQFTIDQKLPIKGLSVKGVLSYDNGPDPLFTGNQTSFQRTYSTPIPFYNVDVTTTPYTYKEGIQGNSKATFTESYSQNHSLTIQGLLTYALKLGKSDISALAVVESRRVKYATFGATKFNYNLDIDELNYGGPAAADATNSGYSNGQKQIGYVYRVGYTYDNKYLLEAAGRYDGSYLFGPGHRYGFFPAFSAGWRLSEEKFIKDNLTFVDNLKLRASWGQSGAYPRSNGSILTYQYLSPYNPYANSAVLNGSATQGINESLQGNPEITWEKATKTDIGFEATLWKGALSIEADYFYEKRANMLVSIGNTLPGEYGIGTGLVNGGIMSNHGVELTLQSGHSFSNGLRLDVTGTFTFARNKLLQVYETNATANNPNRRQTGRPIGTPFGYQALGYFKADDFNADGSLKAGIPVPSFGAVKAGDLQYADLSGPNGTPDGKIDANDQTVIGHPQTPEIIYGLEPRISYKNFDVDVLFQGSGNSDFGINNYFAFPFNASGSVSQLVYDDHWTPATPNALYPRVTGTPTSNNTQFSSWFMRNAAYVRLKSFELGYTVSNKVLKNKIQSLRIYVAGQNVFTWLPGTREIIDPENSGSNTNYYQQRVLSVGVNATF, from the coding sequence TTGCAGAAAAACTTTAAAAGCCTCCTTATTTTAGTAACGGGGATGCTCTTATTATCAAACATATCTTATGCTGATAATTCAGGAGCGGCTTTTTTGCACGAATTACATACATTTCCCGGTGTTTCAACGCCGCTGCCGCCAATCACTGTAAAAGGTAAGGTGCTCGATAAAGTAACGGGCGAAACCGTTGTCGGTGCATCCATTTTAATCAAGGGCACCAACCAGGGCGCCGTAACGGATGTAAACGGTGTTTTCAGTGTAACCGTTCCGGATGATGCCGTGTTGGTGATCTCCTACATCGGTTACGAAACCATTACAATTCCGGTAGCGGGTCAAACTGCTATTACGGTACGCATGCAGCCTTCAGGTAAAAACCTAAACGAGGTGATCGTAGTGGGCTACGGTACCCAAAAGAAAACATCTACCACTGCGGCGGTATCTACCATAAAAACTAACGAAATTGCCAAAAAACCAGTTGTAAACTTAACCAACAGCTTGGTAGGCCGCGCCGCTGGTTTAATTGTTACCCAGGGTAGTGGTGAGCCGGGCTATGATGGCTCAAATATCCAGATCAGGGGTATCGGTTCAACAGGCGGAAGTTCTCCATTGCTGATTGTTGATGGTGTTCCACGCGATTTCAGCCGATTAGATCCAAGTACGGTAGAAACCATATCGATCTTGAAAGATGCTGCGGCTGTTGCGCCCTACGGTGTAGCCGGTGCAAACGGTGTAATTTTAGTAACTACTAAGAGAGGGAAAATTGGCAAGCCAACACTAACCTATAATGGTTATTACGGTATCCAAAATCCTACTAAGGTACCAAAGTTTATCGGTTCGTACCAGTATGCGCTTTTGCGTAACGAGGCAAACGCCAACGATGGCCAACCTGCTGCTTACACGGCTGATGACATTCAGAAATTTAAAGACCGTTCTGATCCAGACGGACATCCGGACGGTCATCCGTTGGATGAAATCATTATGCCTAACAGGCCTATTACCTACCATAACGTTACTTTATCTGGTGGTACAGAAAATGTTAAATATTTTGCAGCTTTGGGCTACAATCACCAGGATGGTATGTGGAGTACAACGTATTTAAACAAATACAACGGCTCGTTAAATATTACGGCAAACGCTACAAAAAGTACTGTTGTATCTTTATCTGTTAATAGCTACGTTGAAGATCAAAACTTTCCTTCACAAAGTGCAGGTACTATTATTGGGCAGGCCCAACGCCAGGCTCCAACTACGCCAATTTATTACAGCAATGGCTTATGGTCTGGCTACATTGGCCAGTCTCTTATTGGTGAAATCTACCATAGCGGCTATCAAATTAACGAGAATACAGCAGTTCTCTCCCAGTTTACGATAGATCAGAAATTACCTATAAAAGGTTTAAGTGTAAAGGGAGTATTAAGTTACGATAATGGTCCTGATCCGTTATTCACCGGAAACCAAACGTCTTTTCAGCGTACGTACTCAACTCCAATACCTTTTTACAATGTTGATGTAACTACCACCCCATACACCTACAAAGAAGGTATCCAGGGTAACTCCAAAGCAACATTTACAGAATCCTATAGCCAAAATCACTCACTAACAATTCAAGGCTTATTAACGTATGCCCTTAAACTTGGAAAAAGCGACATCAGTGCATTAGCTGTAGTAGAAAGCCGCAGGGTTAAATATGCTACATTTGGTGCCACCAAATTTAACTATAATCTAGATATAGATGAGTTGAATTATGGCGGGCCGGCAGCTGCAGATGCGACCAATAGTGGGTATTCTAATGGACAAAAGCAAATTGGTTATGTATACCGGGTTGGCTACACTTATGATAACAAATATTTGTTAGAAGCTGCAGGTAGATATGATGGTAGCTATTTATTTGGTCCTGGACACAGATATGGGTTTTTCCCGGCGTTTTCTGCCGGTTGGAGGCTTTCTGAAGAAAAGTTTATTAAAGATAACCTAACATTTGTTGATAATCTTAAATTAAGAGCATCGTGGGGCCAGTCTGGTGCTTATCCAAGGTCTAACGGTAGCATCCTTACCTACCAGTATTTAAGCCCATATAACCCTTATGCAAATTCTGCTGTTTTAAATGGCAGTGCTACACAAGGCATCAACGAATCTCTGCAGGGAAACCCTGAAATTACCTGGGAAAAAGCTACTAAAACTGATATAGGCTTCGAGGCAACATTATGGAAAGGCGCTTTAAGCATAGAGGCTGATTATTTTTATGAGAAAAGAGCTAACATGCTTGTTAGCATAGGTAATACATTGCCTGGCGAATATGGTATTGGTACTGGCCTGGTTAACGGTGGTATTATGAGCAATCATGGTGTGGAACTTACGCTACAAAGCGGCCATAGTTTTTCTAACGGATTGAGGCTGGATGTTACCGGAACCTTTACATTTGCCAGAAACAAACTATTACAAGTTTACGAAACAAATGCAACTGCCAATAATCCTAACAGAAGGCAAACCGGCAGACCTATTGGTACACCATTTGGTTACCAGGCACTGGGCTATTTCAAAGCTGATGATTTTAACGCAGACGGCTCTCTAAAAGCGGGTATACCGGTTCCATCATTTGGAGCTGTAAAAGCAGGCGATCTTCAGTATGCGGATTTAAGTGGGCCAAACGGAACACCTGACGGCAAGATCGATGCAAATGACCAAACTGTTATTGGTCATCCTCAAACACCGGAAATTATCTATGGTTTGGAGCCCCGGATTTCTTACAAAAACTTTGATGTTGATGTGTTATTTCAAGGTTCGGGAAATAGCGATTTTGGAATCAATAACTATTTTGCATTTCCATTCAACGCATCTGGCTCCGTGTCTCAACTTGTTTATGATGACCACTGGACACCTGCTACGCCAAATGCTTTATATCCAAGGGTAACCGGTACCCCTACGTCAAATAATACGCAGTTTTCAAGTTGGTTTATGAGGAACGCGGCTTACGTTCGTTTAAAAAGTTTCGAGTTAGGTTACACCGTATCTAATAAGGTATTGAAGAACAAGATCCAGTCGCTCCGCATCTACGTTGCCGGGCAAAACGTATTTACCTGGTTACCTGGCACAAGAGAAATTATTGACCCTGAAAACAGCGGAAGTAATACCAACTATTATCAGCAGCGCGTATTATCGGTAGGTGTTAATGCTACATTTTAA
- a CDS encoding transketolase, giving the protein MNKQELEKTALKVREHIVRLSTNGGCFTGASLSAVDLIVYLYTNFLNINSGNLNDENRDYLFLSKGHDVPALYGTLAELGILEKERLANHLTTNDHIYWHPNTHIPGIEFHSGSLGHLPSVAIGVAMDIKMRKGSNNVVCILGDGELNEGSCWEAVLVANAYELDNLVFVIDRNQFQANVRTEELIPLEPLHNKFTAFGAAVTRINGHDFDELHKAFSRFPFGKGRLNVLIADTIRGKGLPSIQERADRWFCNFTPNEVQQLLEELHGNNNTELTSETLIVR; this is encoded by the coding sequence ATGAACAAACAAGAGCTTGAAAAAACTGCATTAAAAGTACGTGAACACATAGTACGCTTGTCTACCAATGGCGGCTGCTTTACCGGCGCATCGCTTTCGGCGGTAGACCTGATCGTATACCTGTACACGAACTTTCTAAACATCAACTCGGGTAATTTAAACGATGAAAACCGCGATTACCTTTTTTTATCAAAAGGGCACGATGTCCCGGCCTTATACGGCACATTAGCCGAATTAGGTATTCTGGAAAAAGAGCGCCTGGCTAATCATCTTACCACCAATGATCACATTTATTGGCATCCCAACACGCATATCCCGGGTATAGAATTTCATTCCGGATCCCTTGGGCACTTACCATCAGTTGCTATAGGTGTTGCCATGGATATAAAAATGCGTAAAGGCAGTAACAACGTAGTTTGCATTTTAGGTGATGGCGAACTCAATGAAGGCTCCTGTTGGGAAGCGGTTTTGGTTGCAAATGCCTATGAACTGGATAACCTTGTGTTTGTAATTGACCGCAACCAATTCCAGGCGAACGTGCGTACAGAAGAATTGATCCCATTAGAGCCACTGCATAATAAATTCACCGCGTTCGGGGCCGCGGTTACCCGGATCAACGGGCATGATTTTGATGAATTGCACAAAGCATTTTCCCGCTTTCCGTTCGGCAAGGGCCGCTTAAATGTATTAATAGCTGATACCATTCGTGGCAAAGGCCTGCCAAGTATACAGGAGCGTGCCGATAGATGGTTCTGCAATTTCACCCCCAATGAAGTACAACAATTACTTGAAGAGCTGCACGGCAACAATAACACTGAATTAACCTCTGAAACCTTAATTGTAAGATAA